In Spinacia oleracea cultivar Varoflay chromosome 5, BTI_SOV_V1, whole genome shotgun sequence, a single window of DNA contains:
- the LOC110786034 gene encoding mitochondrial import inner membrane translocase subunit TIM8: MSFNSPELQNLLEQEKQRAMVNEMVSKMTSACWDKCVTGAPGSKFSNSEAACLQNCAQRYVEMSMLIMKRFQSMQ; this comes from the exons ATGTCGTTCAACTCTCCTGAATTGCAAAATCTGCTTGAG CAAGAGAAGCAAAGAGCCATGGTTAATGAGATGGTATCGAAAATGACAAGTGCCTGCTGGGATAAATGTGTGACCGGTGCACCTGGAAGCAAGTTCAGCAACAGTGAAGCAGCATGCCTTCAGAATTGCGCTCAACGATACGTTGAAATGAGTATGTTAATTATGAAGCGCTTCCAGTCAATGCAATAG